One region of Microbacterium rhizosphaerae genomic DNA includes:
- a CDS encoding O-methyltransferase: MGEKEAQAVDGAKDRFARETIVEPEHIARARAHALELGAAPVSPPVGAQIAVLAAASAALNIVEIGTGAGISGLWLLHGAPRAILTTIDTEPEHLAAARQAFGDARIPPARSRFITGRAADVLPRMNEASYDIVLVDADPDGVIEYVEHGLKLVRPGGTVLVPRVLAGGAVADPVRRDPVTTAYRSLITETQNSPAVIGALSTVAEGLLQLTTLPSA, encoded by the coding sequence ATGGGCGAGAAGGAGGCGCAGGCGGTCGACGGCGCGAAGGACCGGTTCGCGCGCGAGACGATCGTCGAGCCGGAGCACATCGCTCGGGCGCGTGCGCACGCCCTCGAGCTCGGTGCCGCACCGGTGAGCCCGCCCGTCGGCGCGCAGATCGCCGTGCTCGCCGCCGCCTCCGCCGCCCTGAACATCGTCGAGATCGGCACCGGTGCCGGCATCTCGGGTCTGTGGCTGCTGCACGGCGCCCCACGGGCGATCCTCACGACGATCGACACCGAGCCCGAGCACCTCGCCGCCGCACGGCAGGCGTTCGGAGACGCCCGCATCCCGCCCGCCCGCTCCCGGTTCATCACCGGACGCGCGGCCGACGTGCTGCCCCGTATGAACGAGGCGTCGTACGACATCGTGCTGGTGGACGCCGACCCCGACGGTGTCATCGAGTACGTGGAGCACGGCCTGAAGCTCGTGCGCCCGGGTGGCACTGTCCTCGTGCCGCGCGTGCTCGCCGGCGGCGCGGTCGCCGACCCGGTGCGGCGCGATCCGGTCACGACGGCCTACCGCTCGCTCATCACGGAGACGCAGAACTCCCCCGCGGTGATCGGCGCGCTCTCCACCGTGGCCGAGGGACTGCTGCAGCTCACGACGCTCCCCTCGGCATAG
- a CDS encoding DUF3117 domain-containing protein codes for MAAMKPRTGDGPMEAVKEGRLIIVRVPLEGGGRLVVSVNDAEAKELYNVLGEVVSAA; via the coding sequence ATGGCAGCCATGAAGCCGAGAACCGGAGACGGGCCGATGGAGGCCGTCAAGGAGGGCCGCCTCATCATCGTGCGTGTGCCGCTCGAGGGCGGCGGTCGTCTCGTCGTCTCCGTGAACGACGCCGAGGCCAAGGAGCTCTACAACGTGCTCGGCGAGGTCGTCAGCGCCGCCTGA
- the dapE gene encoding succinyl-diaminopimelate desuccinylase: MPRLDLSASSVSLTRAICDIPSVSDDETTLADAIFEAVSALPHLEVFRDGDTIVARTDLGRPQRVAIAGHIDTVPINANVPTRDIEIDGEPYLWGRGTVDMKAGVAVQLKLAAELAEPRVDLTWMWYDHEEVEADRNGLGRLSRDRPDLFAADFAILGEPSNGQVEGGCNGTMRAVVRTHGIRAHSARAWVGENAIHRAAPILMRLSEYRPREVTVDGLAYREGLNAVAIRGGIAGNVIPDLCEIEVNYRFAPSRSAEAAAAHLRDVFAGFEVEITDAAEGARPGLDAPLAQEFLAAVGAEPRPKYGWTDVARFSSLGVPAVNYGPGDPQLAHHDEERVPLAQIDAVERGLRAWLTAR, from the coding sequence ATGCCGCGCCTCGACCTGTCCGCGTCCAGTGTGTCGCTCACCCGCGCGATCTGCGACATCCCCAGCGTCTCCGACGACGAGACGACGCTCGCCGATGCGATCTTCGAGGCGGTGAGCGCGCTCCCGCACCTCGAGGTGTTCCGGGACGGCGACACGATCGTCGCGCGCACCGACCTCGGCCGTCCGCAGCGCGTGGCGATCGCGGGCCACATCGACACGGTCCCGATCAACGCGAACGTGCCGACGCGCGACATCGAGATCGACGGCGAGCCCTACCTGTGGGGCCGCGGCACGGTCGACATGAAGGCGGGGGTCGCCGTGCAGCTGAAGCTCGCCGCCGAGCTCGCCGAGCCCCGCGTCGACCTCACCTGGATGTGGTACGACCACGAAGAGGTCGAGGCCGACCGCAACGGCCTCGGGCGCCTCTCGCGAGACCGCCCGGATCTGTTCGCCGCCGACTTCGCGATCCTCGGCGAACCGTCCAACGGTCAGGTGGAAGGCGGATGCAACGGCACGATGCGCGCCGTCGTCCGCACGCACGGCATCCGTGCGCACAGCGCCCGTGCGTGGGTGGGCGAGAACGCCATCCACCGCGCCGCGCCCATCCTCATGCGGCTGTCCGAGTACCGCCCGCGGGAGGTGACCGTCGACGGGCTCGCCTACCGCGAGGGCCTCAATGCCGTCGCCATCCGCGGCGGCATCGCCGGCAACGTGATCCCCGACCTCTGCGAGATCGAGGTGAACTACCGCTTCGCACCCAGCCGGTCGGCCGAGGCCGCCGCCGCGCATCTGCGCGATGTGTTCGCCGGCTTCGAGGTCGAGATCACGGATGCGGCCGAGGGGGCGCGACCGGGTCTGGATGCGCCGCTCGCACAGGAGTTCCTCGCCGCCGTGGGCGCAGAGCCCCGACCGAAGTACGGGTGGACCGATGTCGCCCGGTTCTCGTCCCTCGGCGTACCTGCGGTCAACTACGGTCCGGGTGACCCGCAGCTGGCCCACCACGACGAGGAGCGGGTGCCGCTCGCCCAGATCGACGCCGTCGAGCGTGGACTGCGGGCATGGCTGACGGCACGCTGA
- the dapD gene encoding 2,3,4,5-tetrahydropyridine-2,6-dicarboxylate N-succinyltransferase has product MSDERWVWGWGLVTTTDEGAVLDTWFPEPVIGRLPLGLDPAIAPENLDRLAVPDERRRVRVDVVAVESDLDAAPSSTPDAYLRLHALSHRLVRPNEVNLDGVFGHLPNVAWTNAGPMHPEDAARLRPELARDGIQIQGLDKFPRLLDYVVPEGVRIADASRVRLGAYLSPGTTVMHEGFVNYNAGTLGASMVEGRVSQGVVVGDGSDIGGGASIMGTLSGGGQHRVSIGARTLLGANAGVGISLGDDCVVEAGLYVTAGSKIVLVDEAPRADGSRPTVKGAELSGVPGILFRRNSLTGAVEAVRRAGAGVTLNEALHA; this is encoded by the coding sequence ATGAGCGACGAGCGATGGGTGTGGGGCTGGGGCCTGGTGACGACGACCGATGAGGGCGCCGTCCTCGACACGTGGTTCCCCGAGCCGGTGATCGGCCGTCTGCCGCTCGGGCTCGATCCGGCCATCGCCCCGGAGAACCTCGACCGGCTCGCCGTCCCCGACGAGCGCCGGCGTGTGCGCGTCGACGTCGTGGCGGTCGAGTCCGACCTGGATGCGGCCCCCTCGTCGACTCCGGATGCCTATCTGCGGCTGCACGCCCTGTCGCACCGGCTCGTGCGTCCCAACGAGGTGAACCTCGACGGAGTCTTCGGCCACCTGCCGAACGTGGCGTGGACCAACGCCGGGCCGATGCATCCCGAGGACGCCGCCCGCCTGCGTCCCGAACTCGCGCGCGATGGGATCCAGATCCAGGGCCTCGACAAGTTCCCGCGGCTCCTGGACTACGTCGTGCCGGAGGGTGTCCGCATCGCCGATGCATCCCGCGTGCGGCTCGGGGCGTACCTCTCTCCCGGCACGACGGTCATGCACGAGGGCTTCGTGAACTACAACGCCGGCACGCTCGGCGCCTCCATGGTCGAGGGTCGCGTCTCCCAGGGTGTCGTCGTCGGCGACGGCAGCGACATCGGGGGCGGCGCATCCATCATGGGAACGCTGTCGGGCGGCGGGCAGCACCGCGTCTCGATCGGGGCGCGCACGCTGCTCGGCGCGAACGCGGGCGTCGGCATCTCGCTGGGCGACGACTGCGTGGTCGAGGCGGGGCTCTACGTGACGGCCGGTTCGAAGATCGTGCTCGTCGACGAGGCGCCTCGCGCCGACGGCTCACGGCCGACGGTCAAGGGCGCGGAGCTCTCGGGCGTGCCCGGCATCCTCTTCCGCCGCAACTCGCTGACCGGTGCCGTCGAGGCCGTGCGACGCGCGGGCGCCGGAGTGACCCTCAACGAGGCCCTGCACGCCTGA